The Pseudomonas parafulva genome includes a window with the following:
- a CDS encoding rhodanese-related sulfurtransferase, translating to MSTVSTRHYQDIRRALLAQEELALIDVREEAPFAQAHPLFAANIPLSKLELEVLARVPRADTAITVYDNGEGLAAEALQRLRSLGYSDVALLEGGLAGWEAAGGELFRDVNVPSKAFGELVESVRHTPSLSAEQVQALLEQEANVVVLDARRFDEYQTMSIPGSVSVPGAELVLRVAELAPDPSTQVIVNCAGRTRSIIGTQSLVNAGIPNPVAALRNGTIGWTLAGQQLAHGQQRRFSEVEAGTQAQAGVKARAVADRAGVLRIDRAGLAQWQADTSRTTYLLDVRTPEEYGSGHLPGSRSVPGGQLVQETDHVASVRGARVVLVDDDGVRANMTASWLAQMGWQVAVLDGLHAADFTATGQWQPPLPALPPVSTVEVEQLAAWLEEGDTVLLDFTTSANYVNRHIPGAYWAIRAQLPKVLENVPQASRFVLTCGSGLLARFAARDLEALTRTPVYLLEGGTAQWIAAGNPLESGESRLAVPRSDRYRRPYEGTDNPREAMQGYLDWEFGLVDQLGRDGTHRFRVV from the coding sequence ATGAGCACCGTCAGCACACGCCACTACCAAGACATCCGCCGTGCCCTCCTGGCGCAAGAAGAGCTAGCCCTGATCGACGTGCGCGAAGAAGCCCCCTTTGCCCAAGCCCACCCCCTGTTTGCGGCCAACATTCCCCTGTCAAAACTGGAGTTGGAAGTGCTGGCCAGAGTGCCGCGGGCAGACACCGCCATCACCGTATACGACAACGGCGAGGGCCTGGCAGCAGAAGCCTTGCAGCGGCTACGGTCACTGGGCTACAGCGACGTGGCGCTTCTTGAAGGGGGACTGGCCGGCTGGGAGGCTGCAGGTGGGGAGCTGTTCCGCGACGTGAATGTACCAAGCAAGGCCTTTGGTGAACTGGTGGAAAGTGTGCGGCACACGCCATCGCTGAGCGCCGAGCAGGTACAGGCGTTGCTGGAGCAAGAAGCCAACGTGGTGGTGCTGGACGCGCGCCGCTTCGATGAATACCAGACCATGAGCATCCCGGGCAGTGTCAGCGTACCTGGCGCCGAGCTGGTGCTGCGGGTGGCTGAGCTGGCACCGGACCCGAGCACCCAGGTGATCGTCAATTGTGCTGGCCGTACTCGCAGCATCATCGGCACTCAATCATTGGTCAATGCGGGCATCCCCAACCCCGTGGCAGCGCTGCGCAACGGTACCATCGGCTGGACGCTGGCGGGCCAGCAGTTGGCCCACGGCCAGCAGCGACGCTTCAGCGAAGTCGAGGCAGGCACCCAGGCCCAGGCTGGAGTCAAGGCTCGCGCAGTGGCCGACCGTGCCGGTGTCCTGAGGATCGACCGCGCCGGGCTTGCCCAATGGCAGGCTGATACCAGCCGCACCACTTACCTGTTGGATGTGCGCACGCCCGAGGAATATGGCTCAGGCCACCTGCCAGGTAGCCGCTCGGTGCCAGGTGGCCAGCTGGTACAGGAAACCGACCACGTCGCCAGTGTACGTGGCGCGAGAGTCGTGCTGGTCGATGACGACGGCGTGCGCGCGAACATGACGGCCTCGTGGCTGGCGCAGATGGGCTGGCAGGTGGCAGTACTCGACGGTTTGCACGCTGCTGACTTCACCGCCACCGGCCAGTGGCAGCCACCGTTGCCAGCGTTACCACCGGTCAGCACGGTTGAGGTGGAGCAACTGGCAGCCTGGTTGGAAGAAGGCGATACCGTATTGCTCGATTTCACCACCAGCGCCAACTACGTTAATCGCCACATCCCAGGTGCCTATTGGGCCATCCGTGCCCAACTGCCGAAAGTCTTGGAAAACGTGCCACAGGCAAGCCGGTTTGTGCTGACCTGCGGCAGCGGCCTGCTGGCACGCTTCGCCGCCCGTGACCTCGAAGCCCTCACGCGCACGCCCGTCTACCTGCTTGAAGGCGGCACTGCACAGTGGATCGCTGCCGGGAATCCGCTGGAGAGCGGTGAGTCACGGCTTGCCGTGCCGCGTAGCGATCGCTACCGACGACCTTACGAAGGCACGGACAATCCCCGGGAGGCCATGCAGGGATATCTGGATTGGGAATTTGGCTTGGTCGATCAGCTCGGCCGCGATGGCACCCACCGTTTCAGGGTGGTTTGA
- a CDS encoding cysteine dioxygenase, which produces MPHPLRPERLRRFIDQFATLLDQQPDEITLLDRGKHLLAELVVHDDWLPVDLAQPDPERYQQYLLHCDSRQRFSVVSFVWGPGQRTPIHDHRVWGLIGMLRGAELAQGFARGAYGALQTEGAPVRLEPGQVEAVSPALGDIHQVSNAFADQVSISIHVYGANIGAVTRAVYTVDGSEKPFISGYSNAHLPNIWDLSKENPAR; this is translated from the coding sequence ATGCCCCACCCCCTTCGCCCGGAGCGCCTGCGCCGCTTTATCGACCAATTCGCCACATTGCTCGACCAACAGCCTGACGAGATAACCCTGCTTGATCGGGGCAAGCATCTGCTGGCTGAATTGGTAGTCCATGACGACTGGCTGCCAGTCGATCTTGCCCAACCCGATCCAGAGCGTTATCAGCAATACCTGCTGCACTGTGACTCACGCCAACGCTTCTCGGTGGTCAGCTTCGTCTGGGGCCCCGGGCAGCGCACCCCCATCCATGACCATCGCGTCTGGGGCCTGATCGGCATGCTGCGTGGCGCTGAGCTCGCTCAAGGCTTCGCGCGCGGTGCATACGGTGCGTTGCAGACCGAGGGCGCGCCGGTACGCCTAGAGCCTGGCCAGGTCGAAGCGGTATCGCCGGCCCTTGGGGACATCCATCAAGTCAGCAATGCCTTCGCCGACCAGGTGTCGATCAGCATTCACGTCTACGGCGCCAACATCGGGGCCGTCACGCGCGCCGTGTACACCGTGGACGGAAGCGAAAAACCCTTCATCTCCGGCTACTCCAATGCCCACCTGCCCAATATCTGGGACCTGTCCAAAGAGAACCCTGCCCGATGA
- the rssB gene encoding two-component system response regulator RssB produces MQKTSATLLIIDDDDVVRASLAAYLEDSGFSVLQAGNGQQGLQVFEEHQPDLVICDLRMPQMGGLELIRQISARAPQLPVIVVSGAGVMADAVDALRLGAADYLIKPLEDLAVLEHSVRRALDRAHLVLENQRYREKLEAANRELEASLHLLQEDQTAGRQVQMNMLPQSPWHVGDFAFEHQIIPSLYLSGDFADYFRVDERRIVFYLADVSGHGASSAFVTVLLKFMTTRLLFEFKRGKNMREFQPSEVLSHINRGLINCKLGKHVTMVGGVIDEDTGLLTYAVGGHLPLPVLHTPEHTRYLEGRGLPVGLFEEARYQDLVIELPPRFSLSLMSDGILDLLPGDTLKDKEAALPEIVRAAEGSLDGLRQRFGLATLGEMPDDIALLVLSRNLQ; encoded by the coding sequence ATGCAGAAAACCAGTGCAACGCTGCTGATCATCGATGACGACGACGTGGTCCGTGCAAGCCTCGCCGCGTATCTTGAAGACAGTGGCTTCAGCGTTCTCCAGGCTGGCAATGGCCAGCAGGGGCTTCAGGTCTTCGAAGAACACCAGCCTGATCTTGTGATCTGCGATTTGCGCATGCCGCAAATGGGCGGGCTCGAACTAATTCGTCAGATCAGCGCGCGTGCACCGCAGTTACCCGTGATCGTGGTGTCGGGTGCCGGTGTCATGGCCGATGCGGTGGATGCATTGCGCCTGGGCGCTGCGGACTACTTGATCAAGCCACTCGAAGACCTGGCGGTGCTGGAGCACTCGGTGCGCCGTGCGCTGGATCGCGCCCACCTTGTGCTGGAAAACCAGCGCTACCGCGAGAAGCTCGAGGCTGCCAACCGCGAACTGGAGGCCAGTCTGCACCTGTTGCAGGAAGACCAGACCGCCGGTCGGCAAGTGCAGATGAACATGTTGCCCCAGAGCCCTTGGCATGTGGGTGATTTTGCCTTCGAGCACCAGATCATCCCGTCGCTGTATCTGTCAGGTGACTTCGCCGACTACTTCCGTGTGGATGAGCGGCGCATTGTTTTTTACTTGGCCGACGTGTCCGGGCACGGCGCTTCTTCGGCCTTTGTCACCGTGCTGCTGAAGTTCATGACCACCCGCCTTCTGTTCGAATTCAAGCGTGGCAAAAACATGCGCGAGTTCCAGCCTTCTGAAGTACTCAGCCACATCAACCGTGGGTTGATCAACTGCAAGCTGGGCAAGCACGTGACCATGGTGGGCGGGGTGATCGATGAGGACACCGGGTTGCTGACCTATGCCGTAGGCGGGCACTTGCCGCTGCCGGTGCTGCACACGCCCGAGCACACCCGCTACCTTGAAGGCCGCGGCTTGCCGGTGGGGCTGTTCGAGGAGGCCCGCTATCAGGACCTGGTGATCGAACTGCCACCGCGTTTTAGCCTGAGCCTGATGTCCGATGGCATCCTGGACCTTTTGCCAGGTGATACGCTCAAAGATAAAGAAGCCGCGTTGCCTGAAATCGTCAGGGCGGCAGAGGGTAGCCTGGATGGGCTGCGTCAACGTTTTGGATTGGCTACGCTAGGGGAGATGCCGGATGATATCGCCCTATTGGTGTTGAGCAGGAACCTTCAATGA
- a CDS encoding heavy metal response regulator transcription factor, whose translation MKLLIVEDQVRTGQYLHQGLSEAGFTVELATDGETGQFLALTGDHDLLILDVMLPGRDGWQILKAVRQAGIDTPVLFLTARDAIEDRVHGLELGADDYLIKPFAFSELLARVRSLLRRGATPSADTSLAVADLRLDLIRRRVERGGQRIDLTAKEFGLLELLLRRQGEVLSKALIASQVWDMNFASDTNVIEVAIRRLRAKVDDAYDDKLIHTVRGMGYVLEVRSS comes from the coding sequence ATGAAACTGTTGATCGTCGAAGACCAAGTGCGTACTGGCCAGTACCTGCATCAGGGCCTGAGCGAGGCCGGCTTCACGGTAGAGCTGGCCACCGATGGCGAGACAGGCCAGTTCCTGGCCCTGACGGGCGATCACGATCTGCTGATCCTGGATGTGATGCTGCCAGGGCGCGACGGCTGGCAGATCCTCAAGGCCGTGCGACAAGCCGGTATCGATACGCCTGTGCTGTTTCTGACCGCCCGCGATGCCATCGAGGACCGGGTACATGGCTTGGAACTGGGCGCCGATGATTACCTGATCAAGCCATTCGCCTTTTCGGAGCTGCTGGCGCGTGTGCGCAGCCTGCTCAGGCGCGGGGCTACGCCCAGTGCCGATACCTCGCTGGCGGTGGCGGACCTGCGCCTTGACCTGATTCGCCGGCGTGTCGAGCGCGGCGGCCAGCGCATCGACCTGACCGCGAAAGAATTCGGTTTGCTCGAGCTGCTGTTGCGCCGTCAGGGTGAAGTGCTGTCCAAGGCGCTTATCGCGTCCCAGGTATGGGACATGAACTTTGCCAGCGACACCAACGTGATCGAAGTGGCCATTCGGCGACTGCGGGCCAAGGTGGACGATGCCTACGACGACAAGCTGATCCACACGGTGCGCGGCATGGGTTATGTGCTGGAAGTGCGTTCATCGTGA
- a CDS encoding cupredoxin domain-containing protein, with protein sequence MSRFIFACALTLASSLAQAGTAHTLAFGEPAPAEKATRTVEVRLKDIAFEPASLTVKAGETVRFVLINEGQLPHEFNLGDKAMHAEHQKQMIAMQGELFTAAVGEQGMGHGAMSGHDHGAGHGHGGGNTVLVMPGQRAELTWTFKASAPIEFACNVPGHYQAGMVGPLIIE encoded by the coding sequence ATGTCTCGCTTTATCTTTGCCTGCGCACTGACGCTGGCCAGTAGTCTTGCTCAGGCAGGCACCGCCCATACACTGGCTTTCGGTGAGCCTGCGCCAGCCGAAAAAGCCACCCGCACGGTCGAGGTGAGGCTCAAGGACATCGCCTTCGAGCCCGCCAGCCTCACTGTCAAGGCGGGTGAGACGGTGCGCTTCGTGTTGATCAACGAAGGGCAATTGCCCCACGAGTTCAACCTGGGTGACAAGGCCATGCATGCCGAACACCAGAAGCAGATGATTGCCATGCAAGGCGAGCTGTTCACTGCGGCCGTAGGCGAACAGGGCATGGGGCATGGCGCCATGAGCGGACATGATCATGGCGCAGGCCATGGGCATGGCGGCGGTAACACGGTGCTGGTGATGCCTGGCCAGCGCGCCGAGTTGACCTGGACCTTCAAGGCCTCTGCACCCATCGAATTCGCCTGTAATGTGCCAGGCCATTACCAAGCGGGCATGGTGGGGCCGCTGATCATCGAATGA
- a CDS encoding PilZ domain-containing protein translates to MLDTATSHSEKRDFIRMRIDTPVTLVHEGNVIAAVCLDLSSSGMQVKAPQPFQVGDRLEVRLESDHPSLEGLHATAEVVWIAAQADGQHTFGLRILAMR, encoded by the coding sequence ATGCTCGATACCGCCACCAGCCACAGCGAGAAACGCGATTTCATCCGCATGCGCATCGACACGCCGGTCACCCTGGTGCACGAGGGTAACGTCATCGCCGCCGTGTGTCTCGACCTGTCCAGTAGCGGGATGCAAGTAAAAGCCCCTCAGCCGTTCCAGGTCGGGGATCGGCTGGAGGTGCGCCTGGAGTCTGATCACCCGTCGCTCGAAGGCTTGCACGCCACGGCGGAAGTGGTGTGGATCGCGGCCCAGGCGGATGGGCAGCATACGTTCGGGCTGCGCATCCTGGCCATGCGGTAG
- a CDS encoding DUF4404 family protein produces the protein MPARELQERLNSLREQLDRNVPLSDEELAALHEEARQIEAQLKLENATPDNNLADGVNLAVERFEADHPDLTATLRSIANSLHSMGI, from the coding sequence ATGCCTGCCCGCGAATTGCAAGAGCGCCTCAACAGCCTGCGCGAGCAACTGGATCGCAACGTGCCACTTTCGGACGAAGAGCTGGCTGCGCTCCACGAAGAAGCGCGCCAGATCGAAGCGCAACTGAAGCTGGAAAACGCCACGCCTGACAACAACCTGGCCGACGGTGTGAACCTCGCCGTGGAGCGATTTGAAGCCGACCACCCTGACCTGACGGCCACCCTGCGCAGCATTGCCAACTCGCTGCACAGCATGGGTATCTGA
- the queF gene encoding NADPH-dependent 7-cyano-7-deazaguanine reductase QueF (Catalyzes the NADPH-dependent reduction of 7-cyano-7-deazaguanine (preQ0) to 7-aminomethyl-7-deazaguanine (preQ1) in queuosine biosynthesis), whose amino-acid sequence MHPAAEHSPLGKSSEYVATYSPELLFPIPRTAKWAELGVTAQTLPWQGVDYWNCFELSWLLPSGKPVVAIGEFAIPADSPNIIESKSFKLYLNSLNQTVFAGIEPLQACLERDLSAAAGKAVGVKVKTLEEVEAQGVVALPGTCIDGLDVAISNYAQPQPELLQCDAHQVVEETLHSHLLKSNCPVTGQPDWGSVVVAYKGSALDHASLLTYLISFRQHADFHEQCVERIYLDLKNLVQPEHLTVYARYVRRGGLDINPYRSMGEIVVNNGRLARQ is encoded by the coding sequence ATGCACCCTGCCGCCGAACACTCCCCGCTGGGCAAGTCCAGTGAATACGTCGCCACCTATTCCCCGGAGCTGTTGTTCCCGATCCCACGCACCGCCAAGTGGGCGGAGCTGGGTGTCACCGCGCAGACGCTACCGTGGCAAGGTGTGGATTACTGGAATTGCTTCGAGCTGTCCTGGCTGCTGCCCTCGGGCAAGCCCGTGGTAGCCATAGGCGAGTTCGCCATCCCGGCTGATTCGCCCAACATCATCGAATCGAAGTCATTCAAGCTTTACCTGAACTCGTTGAACCAGACCGTTTTTGCGGGCATTGAGCCGTTGCAGGCGTGCCTTGAGAGGGATCTCTCGGCGGCCGCCGGCAAGGCGGTAGGGGTCAAGGTCAAAACGCTGGAAGAGGTTGAGGCCCAAGGCGTGGTCGCTTTGCCAGGCACCTGCATCGATGGGCTGGACGTGGCTATTTCCAACTATGCGCAGCCGCAACCGGAGCTGTTGCAATGCGATGCCCATCAGGTGGTCGAAGAGACGCTGCACAGCCATTTGCTCAAGTCCAACTGCCCGGTCACCGGACAGCCTGACTGGGGGAGTGTGGTAGTGGCCTACAAAGGCAGCGCGCTTGATCATGCCAGCCTGCTGACCTACCTCATCAGCTTCCGCCAGCATGCGGACTTCCATGAGCAATGCGTGGAGCGCATCTATCTGGACCTGAAAAATCTAGTGCAGCCTGAGCACTTGACCGTTTATGCCCGGTATGTGCGCCGAGGTGGGCTGGACATCAACCCCTACCGCAGCATGGGGGAAATCGTCGTGAACAATGGGCGGCTGGCCAGGCAGTGA
- a CDS encoding heavy metal sensor histidine kinase, whose protein sequence is MRRRISLTSRLALLFAACTAAVSLGAGLVFNQASEQHFIELDQQLLASRLSLLRRHLTDVGTQADLQTRLPALHEELSHQADLSVRVTSGNGATWFESRAGLPPAPSSTGLNTLHAQGTDYRSLAVALMPGSASPHLVLYLDITHHQHFLQGMQRLVWLTVGLSALVTALLGGWAARSGLRPLRQMGRITARVSARSLTTRLPVEQMPAELAQLADSLNAMLQRLDDAFQRLSAFSADIAHELRTPLSNLLTHTQVTLTRPRSLDAYREALHDNLEELQAMAQMINDMLFLAKADQGLLAPGDTPLALHDEVDSLLEYYALAAEEAAVQLTREGQAWLPGDRTMLRRALCNLLDNALRFTPAGGQVRITLAAGPSITVANTGSAIEATALPRLFDRFYRVDPSRHDGGEHAGLGLAITQSIVQAHGGRIQVASESDWTRFTLDFTGR, encoded by the coding sequence GTGAGGCGCCGCATTTCGCTGACCAGCCGCCTGGCGCTGCTGTTCGCCGCCTGCACAGCTGCGGTTTCGCTAGGGGCGGGCCTTGTGTTCAATCAGGCCAGCGAGCAGCATTTCATCGAACTCGACCAGCAGTTGCTGGCGTCGCGCCTGTCATTGTTGCGCCGTCACCTCACTGACGTCGGCACACAAGCCGATCTGCAAACCCGCCTGCCTGCCCTGCACGAGGAGCTGAGTCATCAGGCCGACCTGTCCGTGCGGGTCACCTCAGGCAATGGCGCCACCTGGTTCGAGAGCCGCGCTGGCCTCCCCCCTGCGCCCTCCTCCACGGGTTTGAACACGCTGCACGCGCAGGGCACGGACTACCGTAGCCTTGCTGTGGCGCTGATGCCCGGCAGCGCCTCACCGCACCTTGTGCTGTACCTTGACATCACCCATCACCAGCATTTTCTGCAAGGCATGCAGCGTCTGGTCTGGCTGACAGTCGGGCTGTCGGCGCTGGTCACCGCCCTGCTGGGCGGCTGGGCAGCACGTAGTGGCCTGCGCCCCTTGAGGCAGATGGGGCGCATCACCGCACGCGTCTCTGCCCGCTCGCTCACCACTCGCCTACCTGTGGAGCAGATGCCTGCCGAACTGGCCCAATTGGCTGACAGCCTCAATGCCATGCTGCAGCGCCTGGACGATGCGTTTCAGCGCCTGTCGGCGTTTTCGGCCGATATCGCCCATGAACTGCGTACGCCGCTGTCCAACCTGCTGACCCACACCCAGGTCACCCTGACTCGTCCACGCAGCCTCGACGCCTACCGGGAGGCCTTGCATGACAATCTCGAAGAGCTGCAAGCAATGGCGCAGATGATCAATGACATGCTCTTCCTGGCCAAAGCCGACCAGGGGCTATTGGCACCCGGTGACACTCCACTGGCGCTGCATGATGAAGTGGATTCGCTGTTGGAGTATTACGCCCTGGCGGCTGAAGAAGCGGCCGTGCAGCTGACACGAGAGGGGCAAGCGTGGCTGCCCGGCGACCGGACCATGCTGCGCCGGGCACTTTGCAACTTGCTCGACAACGCCTTGCGCTTCACGCCGGCGGGCGGACAGGTGCGGATCACACTGGCGGCAGGGCCGAGCATTACCGTGGCCAACACCGGCAGCGCCATCGAGGCGACGGCACTGCCACGGCTGTTCGATCGTTTCTACCGGGTAGACCCTTCCAGGCATGACGGCGGCGAACACGCCGGCCTGGGCCTGGCGATCACGCAGTCGATCGTGCAGGCCCATGGCGGGCGGATTCAGGTGGCGAGCGAGTCCGACTGGACCCGCTTCACGCTGGACTTCACAGGCCGGTAA
- a CDS encoding VacJ family lipoprotein: MRRIGASVIERVTQACVCASMLLAPVAATQAATEEDPWEAVNRPIFRFNDTLDTYALKPLAKGYDTVTPQFLEDGIHNMFRNLGDVTNLANNVLQLKPHAAGVDTARLIVNTTFGLAGFFDVGTKMGLQRSDEDFGQTLGYWGVPSGPYVVIPLLGPSTVRDGVAKYPDTFTRPYRYVDHVPTRNSAFALDVVDTRASLLPAEKLIQGDKYIFIRNAYLQNREFKVRDGEVEDDF, encoded by the coding sequence ATGCGTAGGATCGGTGCCAGTGTGATCGAACGAGTCACCCAGGCCTGTGTATGCGCCAGCATGCTGCTGGCGCCCGTGGCGGCTACCCAGGCCGCGACCGAAGAAGACCCCTGGGAAGCGGTCAATCGCCCGATCTTCCGCTTCAACGATACCCTCGATACCTACGCGCTCAAGCCGCTCGCCAAGGGCTACGACACCGTGACGCCGCAGTTTCTCGAAGACGGCATTCACAATATGTTCCGCAACCTGGGCGATGTGACCAACCTGGCCAACAACGTCCTGCAGCTCAAGCCCCATGCGGCAGGGGTGGACACGGCGCGCCTGATCGTCAACACCACCTTCGGCCTGGCGGGGTTCTTCGATGTCGGCACCAAGATGGGCCTGCAGCGCAGCGATGAAGACTTCGGTCAGACCCTGGGCTACTGGGGTGTACCCAGCGGCCCGTACGTGGTCATTCCGTTGCTCGGCCCCAGCACCGTGCGCGATGGCGTAGCCAAGTACCCGGACACCTTCACCCGGCCTTATCGCTACGTGGACCATGTCCCTACCCGCAACTCGGCCTTCGCCCTGGATGTGGTGGATACCCGTGCGAGCCTGCTGCCGGCCGAGAAGCTGATTCAGGGGGACAAATACATCTTCATTCGCAACGCCTACCTGCAGAACCGTGAGTTCAAGGTGCGCGACGGCGAAGTCGAGGACGATTTCTAA
- the rssC gene encoding anti-sigma factor antagonist RssC, giving the protein MSTGRIQFAEQDGTFVLKFVGEVRLTLCSALDATIERIFTALNFSTIVIDLTETESIDSTTLGLLAKLSILSRQKVGLLPTVVTTNPDISRLLQSMGFDQVFNIVDRPIPCPECLSDLPSQDQNEEVVRAKVLEAHRILMGLNESNREAFHDLVSALERS; this is encoded by the coding sequence ATGAGTACCGGTAGAATCCAGTTCGCCGAGCAGGACGGTACCTTCGTACTGAAGTTCGTCGGTGAAGTGCGCCTGACCTTGTGTTCGGCGCTCGATGCAACGATCGAGCGAATATTCACCGCGCTGAATTTCTCGACCATCGTGATCGACCTGACCGAAACCGAAAGCATCGACAGCACCACCCTTGGCTTGCTCGCCAAGTTGTCGATCCTGTCGCGACAGAAAGTGGGTCTGCTGCCGACCGTCGTGACTACCAACCCGGATATTTCCCGCCTGTTGCAATCGATGGGGTTCGATCAGGTGTTCAACATCGTCGACCGCCCCATCCCATGCCCCGAATGCCTGTCCGACCTGCCATCCCAGGATCAGAACGAGGAGGTGGTGCGCGCCAAGGTGTTGGAAGCGCACCGTATTCTGATGGGCTTGAATGAGTCCAATCGCGAAGCCTTTCATGACCTGGTGAGTGCGCTGGAGCGCAGTTGA
- a CDS encoding ABC transporter substrate-binding protein: MRYLKHLTATVLATTFSLAAAAQALVVGDQSYNARAVMEAAGVLDNLPYSLEWKQFTAGSPVAEALNVGSLDIGLLGDAPPLFLGALGAPIKVIAVSRQNLAGVAILVRKDSPIRSLQDLRGKRAAIWKGSWSQQLLFSALDKAGVPRDTLQLRYLSALDASHALDGAAVDVIATWEPYVTQQERQGARVLATAEGVIPAQSFVVANSQAVEHKRAQIADFLERLKKAREWALSDPAHTEAYADAWAQRTRADRDIARVWFARARTDLAPLDQQVIADAQKTVEFFAGLGLIKAYPAADLFDTSFGAALAGHASTAID; this comes from the coding sequence GTGCGCTATCTCAAACACCTGACAGCCACCGTGCTGGCCACAACCTTCAGCCTCGCCGCCGCTGCCCAGGCGCTGGTCGTGGGCGATCAGAGCTACAACGCCCGCGCCGTCATGGAAGCCGCCGGCGTGCTGGACAATCTGCCCTATTCACTGGAGTGGAAGCAGTTCACCGCAGGCTCGCCGGTGGCCGAGGCGCTCAATGTTGGCAGTCTGGACATCGGCTTGCTCGGCGATGCGCCGCCGCTGTTTCTGGGCGCCCTGGGGGCGCCGATCAAGGTGATCGCCGTCAGTCGGCAGAACCTTGCGGGGGTGGCCATCCTGGTGCGCAAGGACTCGCCGATACGTAGCCTCCAGGATCTACGCGGCAAACGCGCCGCAATCTGGAAAGGTTCGTGGAGCCAGCAACTGCTGTTCAGTGCCTTGGACAAGGCCGGCGTGCCCCGCGATACCCTCCAGCTGCGCTACCTCAGTGCACTGGACGCCTCCCATGCGTTGGATGGCGCAGCTGTGGATGTGATCGCTACCTGGGAGCCCTATGTCACCCAGCAGGAGCGCCAAGGTGCTCGGGTACTGGCTACCGCCGAGGGTGTGATACCGGCGCAAAGTTTCGTGGTCGCCAACAGCCAGGCCGTGGAGCACAAGCGTGCGCAGATAGCCGACTTCCTCGAGCGCCTGAAAAAAGCCCGGGAGTGGGCTCTGAGCGACCCTGCCCATACCGAAGCCTATGCCGACGCCTGGGCTCAGCGCACCCGCGCCGATCGAGACATCGCCCGCGTATGGTTCGCCCGCGCGCGCACTGACCTTGCGCCACTGGACCAGCAGGTGATCGCCGACGCGCAGAAAACCGTGGAGTTCTTCGCAGGATTGGGCCTGATCAAGGCCTATCCGGCGGCAGACCTGTTCGACACCTCGTTTGGTGCGGCCTTGGCGGGCCACGCTTCGACCGCAATTGACTGA